The sequence below is a genomic window from Harmonia axyridis chromosome 1, icHarAxyr1.1, whole genome shotgun sequence.
ATAtaatcaaaatgataaaaaataagagaaaaatgtACAGAGCATACCAACGACGTCAAGATCCAGCTCTCAAACCTCAAATTAATGAATGCAATAAGTCAATACATCAAATGATACAACAGTATAAATAACACACCTGGACCAAAACATGTAATGAAATCTACGAAACTAAAGGAAAGAACTTTTACCAACAAATTAGGAAATTAtcgaaatacaaaatatttcacaaaattccgACAATCGTAGACAATAACAAATCATGCAAGTCAGATACGGAAAAGACAGTAATATTTGCACATTatctcaagaaaaatatcaatacgATAAGGATCCtaaatttgataataaaatgGAAGAGGAAGTTGAGAGTTGGTACAGAAATTATTTCTCCGAAGAGGTGAATAAAACAACTTTTGAAATAGAAGaaaatacatattttgaaatccTGCACAAGTCTAAAAACAGCTCGCCAGGAGCAGATAACATTCCTTGGAAGATCCTGAAGAAATTTAATAACCAATAACCCTCTCACCAGTTCATGGCAAATTACTTGAAAAGATAGTAAAAACTAAATTAGAAGAACATACAAATCATTCAATACCTAAACATCAATTCGGCTTCCGTAAAAACAAATCTACTGTACACCCACCAATGATATTCTTCACTAATATACAAAACGCACagttgaataacaaaaaaacagCAGCAGTAAGCATCGACATAAAAAAAGCATTTGATAGCGTCTGGATAAAAGGATTACTATACAAACTTTACAGATCGGATGTTCCTTCCCATCTTATCTATCTATTAAAGTCGTATCtagaaaacaaaaaacttaGGATTAAAATAAAAGATGCACTATCTGACTTCTTCATCCATGCAGGGTACACCACAGGGATCACCATTATCTCCACTCCTTTTCAATATTTACTGCAGCGATATTAACCCAACTCAGAAAGGCAACCAATACACTCTACAATACGCTGACGACACGATGGCTATTTCTCATGAGAGAACATTAAAATGTTGTATGGAAAAACTACAATTACATCTGGATGACATCACATCATGGCTATCCAAGTGGAGACTTAGAGTAAATCCGGATAAATCCCAGTTGATAATATTCAACCACAACATCAATCAAGCATCTCCATCAATatccataaataataaaaaagtaaaaCCTTCTCCATCAATACAATACAATTCAAGTGGACAATTTAGCTAATTTACGACTCCATGCCAACAATATGAAAAGGAAAGCTATCAGCAGAGCAAAACATTTTAGATGCTTAACTTACAAAGACCAGGGCATTGACATGAAAACTGCTTCCACAATATATAAAACCATATGCCGGCCAATGATTGAATATGCACATCCCTTGTTTGCAAATTGTAAAGAATCAGTGTTGAATATACTAGTCACCAGGTTGAGACATCCCAGGAACCGACTACACAACCCTCCTAATGATCTCTTATATGAATTAACCAAAGTACAACCGATCAAACAACGTATGGAAAAACTAAATAAGAAATTCATGAAGAGACTACAAGACTTGAAAGATGTACCTACTTGATATGGTGCAATGTGATCCGCCCCCACATCCACAAAGAAAATTTCCCACATGCACACTATGGCAAGAACTGAACGCCTTGAATGTTACTTAAGTATATATTataaaacttctttttttttttgtaatttcataATGTAATCAAACCTACTATTGGCTGAAGGACTCAGGTCCATGGCCacaaatacatttattattattattataaattataaatttctacACAAATGATTTtagttgatcaagcttgaaatgccgctaGAAAATCCTCCCCCCGGAAAAGTTGCACCCCTCCGaagataaacaaaaaaaattttcaacgaatATTATTGAGATTCAAGATGGCCGACGATGTTTACGCCAAAGAtagtattcaaaaattaataaaaataatatattaaacaTATTAACAAATATGACAcatgttttttcgaattttgagttttCACATAATCAAGCAATTGAATATCACATCTCTGATATACTGCACAGAAGGACAAATTTTAAATTCAAGAATATGAATATTAACACCACGTAGATTTCTCACTGCAagctcaaaaaaatattttcttgaaaaattggatGAACAAAATTCGCAATTAGAGTATTAAATAGCAGTAAAAGATATAAATAATCACTTTGTGAATAATTCTCCACATATTTTCAACGAGTCGTTTCCCATAAAGATGATATCACAAAGAACAGAAAGTGCGTAGAAAAATATGAACATGTTacaaagttgaaaaataaacatGATGAATTGCTACTTTTAAGTATtacatataaaatattattaaaaaggAATATGATAAATTTCTCATAAAGGAATGAACTCAAAACTTGGAAAAAAGAATTAATAACCccgataataaaaataaaactatgTGGACgatttgtaaagaaataaatCTGAAAATAGGGAAAGAAAGCCAAATCAAAGGTCGAAACACCACAGAAAATAACTTCAGATCATTACAATAGATCTCTATTTTTAAAACCCACAACATATACAGCTaattgaaatatcgaagacattgaaaaataaatatagtagTGGTGATGATGAGGAGATCTCGACGAATATAGTCAAATTGTGCATTCTATCAATCAGCAATGTGATATCTTATATTTTAAAAAACTCTCTCCAATATGGAATATTTCCTGATCAACTGAAACTAGCTGTAATCAAACTTGTTTTCAAAAAGAGAAATGAAGAGTTAATGGGAAATTATCGACCAATTATAGTCTTTTACCTAGTTTTTCCAGAATTTTTGAACTTGCAATGTGATTTAGGCAAGGTTGATATCGTTCATGAATTGATGTGAAATACTAAATCAATTATCAATGCCAACATGACTATTTGAAGGGAAGATCTACACTAACCGCAATCtatcaattcatcaaaaatatagTGTGTCCCAAAAAGACGACGTCAGACGAAAACCTGAtgtgaaaaaaatcgtttaTATGAAAGTctcacagttttcgagatatttgatgttttatgcaaatgttgaatttttttcattttgaataccgGCCAACATTTTGCCGGGGGCGCCAAAGTTTAAGGGCGctgtcagttaataaaacaagacatattttttgacacaaaaatgttttcttagtgaaaataccactcttggtagtaaaaaaattaaattaccaagagccaattttttttcaaatagaataggcgctctcaactttagttatgaaaatacagaTAGGTATTAAAATGCTTAAGaactacgtcgtctttttactatagagtTATAGAGCAtcgtacttttaaacaatgcaggaagttttctgatgaaatcgaaaaaacgtcctttgataaatttgacaaggtgattttaagttaaaaaatacgatttcatgaGAAATTGAAACGATGCCTGAGGGGAATAACAGGggttccttcaaagaaaattcagataaattaggcagaaaatttattttgccggggcgcaaaACACAGACATTTAAAAGACGGCTGTGATTCTACTAGTCCACATAAAAGGAATTGGTTGTCTCTTTAACTGTTATTACATTGTTATGCGTACTACTATTTGATTTATAtaagatttatttttcaaataaacaaaGGTTTCTTTGGGTAATAAGGATTTGGTTAGGATGTCGGCCAAATTCTGGTTGGTTGACATATACCCATGTAGATAACTTCATGAGGTACTCAGTCGCCGCCATCTTACATTGGTATCAAAtgcataaaacaccctgtatctcataAACGAAATGATTTAGGACATGTTTCAACACTGATTCAGACTATCCAAATCATAATGAATGCATATACCTACAtttatttgatgaataaatgaattattataacAACTTTTTTATGCTTTGCATGGAAACACAaggaaattgtaaaaaaatatattaaactaTCTACattaaaattccatttttaaagTATCATTtgtgtcattttttgaattaatgaatGACTTTAGAAGAGCCCATCGACATTCCAACTCTTCCAATGGATTTTTCTCCAGATTACAAGGAAATGTCCCATAATCCATGGTTTTTTCACTTTTGAAATCTTATGAAGGATTAAGGAAATATATAAAGCTAAAAGAGATACTTCTTGAACCTAAATATTAAACTGCAAGATAGTGATTAGATCACTGTCGCTAAAGGAAATACAAGATATttattgaatcaaaaaaatatagaatagaattataaaatttcggGCTTCCTAGCCGAGGTTTTGAGGTTTCTTAAATAACCTTCCACCTACAATTACGGTAGGAGTCTTTAGACCTGTTTAGGTGATATATTGGAGCTGCATTCGTAATGGTTATTTCACCACTATTTTACTAAATGTTTCACATGTAATTGACGAATGTTCTATTATGCCAAATGGTATTCTACCGCAATGTTGAAATCTGTGATAATGTGACCTCTCCTCAATGGATGAAATAATTGGACTATTCTGAAAATCCGAATTATATGAAATCCATTGTCAGGTAAAAAACCTGATCAGATTACGGCTAGAAAGcccagaagaaaaaaaaatccctcAATTTATCCGGTTCACTACACTTATGGTAGTGTTGAAAAGCCCCGAGTCGAGTACAACTTTCAGGGTTACAGCACGAAAGTTGCTCGAAGTTTCaaggatgaaatttttttgacaaacAGGAGTTCTAATACTAATATATTATACTGGTACATATAGTGGGAAGGGAGCTCTTGGAAAGTACGGTAACCGATATAAATTCATATCTCGGGATATAATTCCATTAATGAAGTCACGTTAATAAAACAGTTTTCATTGGGCATCATGGAGGCATCGAAGGTATAGCAACAATATAGCTTGATTTATATTTACCAATTAGCGTTAAGGGCGTTTAATAAAAAGATCTGAAACAcgagaaaattttttaatggTGATAATGGAAGACTTTGCAGGAGATAAGCAATCAAGAAAAATTCAACAGATTATGTATTTTTCTATGCAGCTAGACCAATGAGAATGAATTGGTGTTCCAGAAAAACATTTGTTGCAGCAATTGATACGGTTAAGGAAGTGCTATATTTGAACAGTTTATTGGAAGATTTAACATTTGGTAATtcaaaagtgattttgaaatgGACCAAGTGCAATAAATATTACGAAAAATGGACTGTTCAATAAACGTTACATATACACATAATATATGTAagatttcattttgttaatGAAAAGGCCAGagaaaatcttttaaaaattgaatatttgtgtACAGGAAATAATGTTGCACATATATTCACAAAAGCCTTGAATACtgttaaatttcaaaaatataaagcCATGTTAGTGAATTgagttgaagttttttttaagAGTCTAGATTTGAATAGATGTATTTGAATGTTATCcttatttaatttttctgttgAGATTTCGTAATagttaaaaaaatgaattttttcaaatttttaagagATGGTGTTAGggcaaaatattttattcagttatATATGTGCTTGACCTCAATAGCAGATGAAGATTAGGCAATTGAAAGATGTAGTATTAACGATAAAcgatatatgtttttttttcagtggaatATAGTTTTTAGTACTATACGAGTTCTAATTCCTTGAAATATAAAATCTTCCACAGTTGATATGAAATCAAATGAAGTAAAATAAAAACCTTcattcaaatgcaaattttaacATCTAGGGGGGGTtctcaaaaatttgttttggttTTGAGATTTTTTCGGGGGGTTCCGGTTATGATTGATCCGGGGGGTAATACCCCCCGGGAACCCCCATTGATCCAACACTAATTGAGACGAACCTCATCGTTTGAGACAATTGGAACAAAATTGAGGTATATATCCAAAGTTCTAAATTTGAAGACATGAACAACAAGTGCATAGAGGTTGAAGTCGACACTTTGAACACATCCTAAGAGCGTATGAaaggaattaaattttttattgataatattCAGACTTTTATACATTATCATTTGTTAAGGATCTTTTTCAGTCATTATATGTTATGGAGTTCGATTTTGAAATTCCGGACAATAAAACATAATGTTTCAAAAAACTTGAATTAACTCTGATTTAAAGCCCAGGATTTTAACAAATTCGATAAACTATTCCCTCGATGCCCTCGCACAACAGAaattaacttgaacacaaattcttcaatactttttcttgccaaatgaaaactattttcagttgaaaattaaGAGATTACAGGCTTGAGATCAAATGGTAGCAAGCTGTTCACTAAGAACATGCAGATAAAAAATGAGGATGGAAATGTGTACCATCTGATTTGATGAATGTATCTGAAAGCATTTTTTCTGCTCTTTctatatatgtatgtatttgtCAACAATTATACAAATtgtacaaaatgaaatttctgatTACGGACCTGGAAcgcctaatttttttttacaaactcTTCTCTCTAATATAATATCAAAAAGATGAGtttatgaagaaaaatttcGCCATTTCATTTAGTATAATTGGTTATAACCAATCACACTAAACATCACCATGACCGGTTGACTACTTCGAAAGTTgttatggaaatattgtatttttttggttgttttgcttgaattttttatgatccTGATGACAGGGTTTTGATTGAATTGTGCCATAAGACTTCATTCTCGTAAATATTATCTAAAATGGTTACTTCAGTACTTAATCAATTCGAAAAGGATACAaccgaatttaatttttttgtcataaCAAAAGTGTGACAATGTCCCCAATTTGAAGGCTAAAATAATatctctgaaaataaaatagttattttaggaagctgaaatttcaaaataatctaAGGGTGTTCCAGAATTCTTCATCTTGACGCTCAATGCGAAAACGACAAAaagttgtttttttcaaatggaataccaATGcattattttcagatgaaatcaAAATACGCATCTAATGATGTACCATGTTCCTATACTAAATTCTAATGGTTTTAGAATTCTCTGTTTGAGTGATGGTTTTCAGGGTAACATTGAAATTctaaaatcattgaaaactcaATCGAAGACTTTTTTGTTGCAGAGCATACAACTCATCATTTTGTTGATAAAAGCAATGCCAGGTTTGAGGATTTTTCCCTAAATCTGaagattttttaaatattttatggaaactgaagaaattcaatgttatttgtgatttttttatAGGAATTGAAATGATGAGTAAAAGTAAATATAACAACAATATGTATAAGTGagtaaatatacatatatgttcgaaaaataaaacatttctaTATAAATACCACCAAAAGATCTCGAAAAGAGAagataaaaataagaagaaaaaagaaacaaaagtgAGCAATTTGTTTGACAAATGTGGTGGATTATGTTCAGTTCCGACTTTTTCCAGTCTTCCTACATTGGGCCTTGTGCGAGCCAAAAGGAGCAGAGTGTGAGCAAATGTCAATTAATCAGACAACTCAATATGATGAAGTGAATACAAGCAGTGTACAATTTCAGTAGTGATTGTACAAAATTCTAAATTTGGAGAAAGCACATCTAAAAAGATTGTTTCAAGGCAATAATAGGACATTGAGAGAACATAATGAATCTAttgattcataaaaaataaaaaatcatacaGCATAGAAGTTCAAcagcaaaaatgaaaatatatcttcCCCTTTTTTTAGGCTCACATCCTGTTTTTTCCAACTCAATCATGCGATTCGTTAGATGTTGAGATCCAGGAGTCTTTCCAAAATATATCGATGtcactaattgaaaaaaaaattaagcatCTGAACTACCAAAGATGTCTGCAAAACGAATTCCACAAAAAGTTGACATTACATACATCTGAAGTATCAAATTAACAAACAAGACAACTTGAATCTGGGAACACAATAAGACAGTTAAAAGATAAGTGGAGAAAGAAGATGAGACTAAGAAATTCTACAGTAATAGGTACAGCAGGATCAATAACCAATGATGAAACCACAATAACAAATTAAGGAAGAGAAGCTCAAAATAAAACACCCtggtttttcattttgaaaataaaaactggAGAAATGGATCAAGTAATAAAAGATTatctcaatgaaaaattaaaacctacAGGAGAAAAATCATTGATCTTTCAAAAAGTTGACACCCATAACAAGATTAAATATAATGAATACTTTTAAATTGGAATGGATTTCAAACATAAGAAAAAGTATATGATTAAAATTTTAGCCTGTAGGTGTTGCTTTTCCACGATTCAACTTTAATTATTAGAAAATATCTCCAGATACAAAAACCATAGCCCATGCagaataattccataaaaaataattaatgttCAATGTCTCAAAAAGTAAAAATATTCTACATAATAAAACTTAAAAACTAATAGCAtgttcgactggctgcaccaatgtaaattaattcgaatttttgtagagctaaatgacataattagttAGAATTTATTCAAACTGGTTCAGCCAGTCGAATATGCTATTAGTTTTCTTTATTTACAtcaaatagaaaaaattgaatttacctATCTGTCACATATTCTTTCATTTTGACCTTCAGAATTTCTTTTTCCTCAAGCATCTTTTCATATTTTGTATCTAAGATGAGCAAATGATTTTTCAACTCTTGAATTTGGTTCTGATAAAGATTCTGCAAAAAATGTATGTAGTAATTGAGGGTCAAATAAACATAAACAAGTGAATTTGAAGCACATGCAATGTTGCATATGCTACTAAACATATATTTGCTAGTTTTTATTAAGGACTTCAattataacattgaaaattaatttttggtcTGAATAATGTTCCTTTCAATTTTTGACAAACTCACTGTATAGTTCAGACAATTGATCATTTTTAAATGGTTccaaatgaagaaattttagaGGTAATACACTCACTGCTACATTATGATTTAATGCCTTCATTATAAGCATATCAGTTTTATTTTACTCAAATCTCGGTAAATATATTGTTGTTTCTTTATTTTGATGATGACAAATTTGTTGTTCAGTGTGTCATGTTACATATGAGTTATTGAGGTATATTGATTTTGGCCCAGAAAATGTCACAATTGTTACATGAGCAGCGAATgggattattattatgtttatttgaactggggtcatTGTGGCTCGGTAAACCTTCCAGGAACTGCGAcaatgtagatcttttgttctctaccctacttaTTATTGGGAACCCACGGTCGTCAAGACTTTGATAAAACTGATAACCTCCTTAGGGgtcttggccgttacctctcgggtatcaaggaccccatatgaatggttcttaggccagccagctctggacacttgcataccttgtgttcggctgtttctgcttctgatccacagagcctgcaaatctcatctgctgagtTTCCCATATGGTGCAAATGATGTTTATACTGACAGTACCtacagcagtcccaccatcaacCGAAGTCGGCTCATGACAGCTTCAAGAACTTTCTGGCGCAGGTAGGTGAAATCAAAACTaatttcttggcctgaataAGTCCGGGAGTGTTTGTCCAGTTATTCAACTCCGATTGCTGGACAGCTGCTCTATATTGgtattttcctagcccacagaaagacTCAGGtgcagcaggtgttaaccttgatgcactttttgcaagttcatcggctttttcatttccttcaacaccacagtgcacTAGGTGGTCAGTTTTGATCGTTTCAAAGGGCGCTTCAAAATCGAAGATGATTTTACCAAGAGGTTTcaatctagttgattcaatatcctcatatgtccaacccagtaggagctttccattgagggaaattcttattgcttctagcaggctacatttcctcacatgtagatGTAGGCAAGTCAAGTATGACCTCCAGGAGGAAAATTCAGAATTTCGTATTATCAAGAATATGACATATTAATGCTATAGATGAAGGAGAAATagaaccaaaataaaaaaagttctatttatttttattacctATCGAAACCTTTCTTTGGATTTTGGATGCTTTTCGATCAAAGAACAAAGATTATAATGCAGTTATAATACATTCTTTAGAGACTAATTTCATATTCTATACAGTAAAACCTGGAATGTTCGCCTCAAACTAGTCCTTACCAATTCCTCATTCTTTTGTTCAATCTCAGAAATATGACCAGTAATTGACAAATCAAATTCCTTCGCATCTTTTGAAATAGAACTTGTtggatctcaaaaaaaaaaagaaatcattacataattattatttgttcaTAGTAATACTACCAGAAATTAAACGATTTAATTGGATGAAATTATCTTTAGAATGTTCGGTATTTAGCAATCTGCTGGCAGAATAAAGGAAACTTTCATTTAAGGTCTCATTATTAATTTCTGACATattttaatcgaaaaaatttcaaataacaacGTCAGGATACCAAAgcaaattataaattaatatatgtaACTGCTGGATTTGGAGGTACTACTGGTGCTTGGATTTGAAATGGAATCATagattcatatttatttattccacAGCACAGATAATCTTTGGTTATATgtgagatgcatagaatacctattctatgcatcttagttataTGGTCAAGATCAttgaactaataataataatggttttATTAATTCTATGGTCAAGATAGATAGAATCACAGACTAACTAAGTAATCTGTGATAGAATGTGATAGAGATGTTAAGATCATAGAGCTTAATACTTCATGTCTAATAATTAGACCGTAAACGCTCTATTACTGATGATGTCACACAACGACAttgggcgcgttcagcagacacaacagttgtggaaaagttgtcaatattctatgaattttctgctgaacgcgtTCGATCAGTTTCCGCTAGGGAGCGGTCGCTATTTTcggtagcgaatttattttaagagtctgtttacaccacactgcttgggaagcacaggggtcgcaacgtgaaggggcaagagcgggtgggcgtcgactatcgtagtaaaaatatcgagaccgtattaggccctcagcccagatagaatgaatttgtaacgcattgagatgatctcgtttctttctcgaGTTCTACTAGTGCATGTCGGAATAAGCAGCcgcattttcgacattttgatgaaatgaaatgattgtcaaatggtcacctatgattatggttgtaaagacggtttctttataataagaaCAGAGTTGAGAAACAAGAACTGTTTTTCAGGTTTTGAAAAAGACTACTTTCCATAATTACTTGATATCGAATTGAGAATTGAACTACGCTTTGATATACCATTAtcctcattttttgaatttgaatttatgaattaaatggaatgaattttgaaatatctaatccgaaatgaaaaagtttcattgaggaattttgatgaactcattccataaatatctacagtttTAAGGAATAGTACTTttttctaattaaaaaaaaatcagcttggttcataatgatatatttctaattgccttctgttttcttcaatttttcttatcCTGAAGATCTAGTTTGTATTGAGGATCCTTATTTTTAAGCCTTTATGTCTTAGGTCAATTATTACAGGTAAAACACAgttctaatgaaattttccttcgaaaaactcTCCATCGATGTTGACTTCGATGAATAAAGTGTCCTTCAAAGTTCCCACGACAAAagcatttttctctttcagctatAGGTATTTAATTGTccctgaacttgaaaataataattctgactTTGTTTCAATCGATATTCCTGATAATCAGtttttccaaatatgtgatttgtttcctttCAATAGCGTCCTTTATCATATTATTTCTTATGGAAGAAGGGCATTTGATTTTAATTGAATGATTACctttttcaaaaatgccatcTGGAGAAGGACCTAGacctttttttattaataaaaaggccactgtttgtgatcttcgagcacaattcattctctaatagacgcttcgctcgatcttcattattttttcccaatctatagcttttgcagaaaaatgtttatataaAATGCTTTCAACTGTTGAGCAATAACTTGACATAGAAg
It includes:
- the LOC123688815 gene encoding uncharacterized protein LOC123688815 isoform X4, encoding MSEINNETLNESFLYSASRLLNTEHSKDNFIQLNRLISDPTSSISKDAKEFDLSITGHISEIEQKNEELNLYQNQIQELKNHLLILDTKYEKMLEEKEILKVKMKEYVTDRSFY
- the LOC123688815 gene encoding uncharacterized protein LOC123688815 isoform X1, which produces MSEINNETLNESFLYSASRLLNTEHSKDNFIQLNRLISDPTSSISKDAKEFDLSITGHISEIEQKNEELNLYQNQIQELKNHLLILDTKYEKMLEEKEILKVKMKEYVTDRDIILAFKLGTLSHFCYDKKIKFGYFKSEKTMDYGTFPCNLEKNPLEELECRWALLKSFINSKNDTNDTLKMEF
- the LOC123688815 gene encoding uncharacterized protein LOC123688815 isoform X2 → MLIMKALNHNVANLYQNQIQELKNHLLILDTKYEKMLEEKEILKVKMKEYVTDRDIILAFKLGTLSHFCYDKKIKFGYFKSEKTMDYGTFPCNLEKNPLEELECRWALLKSFINSKNDTNDTLKMEF
- the LOC123688815 gene encoding uncharacterized protein LOC123688815 isoform X3, which codes for MSEINNETLNESFLYSASRLLNTEHSKDNFIQLNRLISDPTSSISKDAKEFDLSITGHISEIEQKNEELNLYQNQIQELKNHLLILDTKYEKMLEEKEILKVKMKEYVTDSFIYFLNPS